The Klebsiella sp. RHBSTW-00484 genome includes a window with the following:
- the lysA gene encoding diaminopimelate decarboxylase, whose amino-acid sequence MPRSLYATNTDLTAENLLRLPAEFGCPVWVYDAQIIRRQIAQLNQFDVVRFAQKACSNIHILRLMRELGVKVDSVSLGEIERALAAGYDPQQHPEDIVFTADLIDDATLARVKELQIPVNAGSIDMLSQLGEVSPGHRVWLRVNPGFGHGHSQKTNTGGENSKHGIWYSHLPAALEVMRRYQLQLVGIHMHIGSGVDYGHLEQVCGAMVRQVIEFGQDLQAISAGGGLSIPYHEDEEAIDTDHYFGLWNAAREQVAKHLGHPVKLEIEPGRFLVAESGVLVSQVRSVKEMGSRHFVLIDAGFNDLMRPSMYGSYHHITALAADGRDLSAAGEIKTVVAGPLCESGDVFTQQEGGTVEARLLPAVVPGDYLVLHDTGAYGASMSSNYNSRPLLPEVLFDNGKARLIRRRQTIEELLALELL is encoded by the coding sequence ATGCCACGCTCGCTTTACGCTACTAATACCGATCTGACCGCAGAGAACCTGCTGCGGTTGCCTGCCGAATTCGGCTGCCCGGTCTGGGTCTACGACGCGCAGATTATCCGCCGCCAGATTGCCCAGCTTAACCAGTTCGACGTCGTGCGTTTTGCGCAGAAGGCCTGCTCAAATATTCATATCCTGCGCCTGATGCGTGAACTGGGTGTCAAGGTGGACTCGGTGTCGCTGGGCGAGATCGAGCGCGCGCTGGCGGCGGGGTACGATCCGCAACAGCATCCGGAAGATATCGTTTTTACCGCTGACCTGATTGACGATGCAACGCTGGCGCGGGTGAAAGAGTTGCAGATCCCGGTCAACGCCGGGTCTATCGACATGCTAAGCCAACTAGGCGAAGTCTCTCCGGGCCACCGCGTCTGGTTGCGAGTGAATCCGGGCTTCGGTCACGGTCATAGCCAAAAAACCAATACCGGCGGTGAAAACAGCAAGCACGGGATTTGGTACAGCCATTTACCGGCAGCGCTGGAAGTGATGCGCCGCTACCAGCTACAGCTGGTGGGTATTCATATGCATATTGGTTCCGGCGTCGATTACGGCCATCTGGAACAGGTATGCGGCGCGATGGTGCGTCAGGTTATCGAGTTCGGCCAGGATCTGCAGGCGATCTCTGCCGGCGGCGGATTATCGATCCCCTACCATGAAGATGAAGAGGCGATCGATACCGATCACTACTTCGGGTTGTGGAATGCGGCGCGCGAGCAGGTGGCGAAGCATTTGGGTCATCCGGTGAAACTGGAAATCGAGCCGGGTCGCTTCCTGGTGGCGGAATCCGGGGTGCTGGTTTCTCAGGTGCGCAGCGTGAAAGAGATGGGCAGCCGCCACTTCGTGCTAATTGACGCCGGTTTCAACGATCTGATGCGCCCGTCAATGTACGGCAGCTATCATCACATCACCGCTCTGGCGGCAGATGGCCGAGACCTTAGCGCTGCTGGGGAGATTAAAACCGTGGTCGCCGGGCCGCTGTGCGAATCGGGCGATGTCTTTACCCAGCAGGAAGGGGGAACGGTGGAAGCGCGGCTGCTGCCAGCGGTAGTGCCGGGCGATTACCTGGTGCTGCACGACACTGGTGCTTACGGTGCGTCGATGTCCTCTAACTACAACAGTCGTCCGCTGCTGCCGGAAGTGCTGTTCGACAACGGCAAAGCGCGGCTAATCCGTCGTCGTCAGACGATTGAAGAGCTGCTGGCGCTTGAGCTGCTGTGA
- a CDS encoding GntR family transcriptional regulator, producing the protein MEKAIIPPEKKPYQEIGDDLRAQIAQGRYPIGSRLPPERNIAETYGVSRTIVREALLMLELQGTVDIRQGSGVYVMRIPHEDDSEEEQMLSSDVGPFEILQARQLLESNIAAFAAKMATRADIDNLKRIIEQEQRAIAANDTTQDNARLFHLLLAGATQNQMLLATVERIWLQMDSSPLWQQFNVHIASRAYRLKWLGDRQTLLAALRRRDVMGAWQAMWQHLENVKNSLLELSDEDAPDFDGYLFESVPIFQGKLV; encoded by the coding sequence GTGGAGAAGGCTATCATTCCGCCGGAAAAGAAACCCTACCAGGAAATTGGTGATGATTTACGCGCACAGATTGCGCAGGGGCGCTATCCCATCGGGTCGCGCCTGCCGCCGGAACGCAATATCGCCGAAACCTACGGTGTGAGCCGGACGATAGTCCGCGAAGCGCTGCTGATGCTGGAGCTGCAGGGGACTGTCGATATTCGCCAGGGCTCTGGGGTGTACGTTATGCGCATTCCGCATGAGGACGATAGCGAGGAAGAACAGATGCTGAGCAGCGACGTCGGGCCGTTTGAAATCCTGCAGGCCCGCCAGCTGCTGGAGAGCAACATCGCCGCTTTTGCCGCCAAAATGGCTACCCGCGCCGATATCGATAATCTGAAAAGGATCATCGAACAGGAGCAACGGGCCATCGCCGCTAACGACACCACTCAGGACAACGCCCGACTGTTTCACCTGTTGCTGGCCGGAGCGACGCAAAACCAGATGCTGCTGGCGACGGTTGAGCGCATCTGGCTGCAAATGGACAGCAGCCCGCTGTGGCAGCAGTTCAACGTGCATATCGCCAGCCGCGCTTATCGCCTGAAGTGGCTTGGCGACCGGCAAACGCTCCTCGCCGCCCTGCGCCGTCGCGACGTGATGGGGGCCTGGCAGGCGATGTGGCAGCATCTCGAAAATGTGAAAAATAGCCTGCTGGAGCTTTCCGATGAAGACGCGCCGGACTTCGACGGCTATCTGTTTGAGTCGGTGCCGATTTTTCAGGGAAAGCTGGTGTGA
- a CDS encoding LacI family DNA-binding transcriptional regulator, with amino-acid sequence MLDVSIRAGVSKATVSRVLNGTGQVKESTRQQVFKAMEELGYRPNFLARSLANRTSNSIGLVVSTFDGFYFGRLLQQASRQTEAWGKQLIVTDGHDAPEREEEAVQMLADRQCDAIVLYTRHMSEKKIMSLIESIDMPLVVINRDVSQAREICVFFEQQDAAFQAVEYLITQGHRDIACITVPMHTPTGKARLEGYRNALKKNGIEWDPAKVKYGDSTMTRGYELCRELLEEKTPFSALFSCNDDMALGASKALYQAGLRIPQDISLFGFDDAPSAKWLEPGLSTVYLPIDNMITTAIDQAIKLANDQPIETIPPFTGTLVLRESVTTGPYYK; translated from the coding sequence ATGCTGGATGTCTCAATTCGCGCAGGCGTCTCTAAAGCGACGGTTTCCCGCGTGTTGAACGGCACAGGTCAGGTGAAAGAGAGCACCCGCCAACAGGTTTTTAAGGCGATGGAAGAGCTGGGCTATCGGCCTAACTTTCTCGCCCGCTCGCTGGCGAACCGCACGAGTAATAGCATCGGTTTGGTGGTTTCCACCTTTGATGGTTTCTATTTCGGACGCTTGCTACAGCAGGCGTCCCGACAAACGGAGGCCTGGGGCAAACAGCTGATCGTCACCGACGGCCACGATGCGCCAGAACGTGAAGAAGAAGCGGTGCAGATGCTGGCCGATCGCCAGTGCGATGCCATCGTGCTCTACACGCGCCATATGAGCGAAAAGAAAATCATGTCGCTGATTGAGTCCATCGACATGCCGCTGGTGGTCATTAACCGCGACGTCAGCCAGGCGCGAGAGATCTGCGTGTTCTTCGAACAACAGGACGCGGCGTTTCAGGCCGTTGAGTACCTGATTACCCAGGGTCATCGCGATATCGCCTGTATTACCGTGCCGATGCACACGCCGACGGGTAAAGCCCGTCTGGAAGGTTATCGTAATGCGCTGAAAAAAAACGGTATCGAGTGGGATCCGGCCAAAGTGAAGTATGGCGACTCCACCATGACCCGCGGCTATGAGCTGTGTCGTGAACTGTTAGAAGAGAAGACGCCGTTTAGCGCGCTGTTTTCCTGTAACGATGATATGGCGCTGGGCGCTTCGAAGGCGCTGTATCAGGCTGGGCTGCGGATCCCGCAGGATATTTCGCTGTTCGGTTTCGATGACGCACCGAGCGCAAAATGGCTGGAACCGGGGCTGTCCACGGTCTATCTACCTATCGATAACATGATAACCACCGCTATCGATCAGGCGATCAAACTGGCGAACGATCAGCCGATTGAGACGATCCCGCCTTTTACCGGTACGCTGGTACTGCGCGAATCGGTAACGACCGGGCCGTATTACAAATAA
- a CDS encoding carbohydrate ABC transporter permease: MNENRMLGLAWISPYIIGLIIFTAFPFVSSFFLSFTEYDLMSPPVFNGIENYRYMLTEDGLFWKSMGVTFAYVFLTIPLKLAFALGIAFVLNFKLRGIGFFRTAYYIPSILGSSVAIAVLWRALFAIDGLLNSFIGVLGFDPVNWLGEPSLALMSVTLLRVWQFGSAMVIFLAALQNVPQSQYEAAMIDGASKWQMFMKVTVPLITPVIFFNFIMQTTQAFQEFTGPYVITGGGPTYSTYLFSLYIYDTAFKYFDMGYGAALAWVLFLVVAVFAAIAFKSSKYWVFYSADKGGKNG; the protein is encoded by the coding sequence ATGAATGAAAACAGAATGCTGGGATTGGCATGGATATCGCCCTATATCATCGGGCTGATAATCTTCACCGCCTTTCCCTTTGTTTCATCTTTCTTCCTCAGTTTCACTGAGTACGATTTGATGAGTCCACCGGTGTTTAACGGCATCGAAAACTATCGCTACATGCTTACCGAAGATGGCCTCTTCTGGAAATCCATGGGCGTGACGTTCGCGTATGTCTTTTTAACCATCCCATTAAAACTGGCTTTCGCGCTGGGGATTGCTTTCGTCCTCAACTTTAAACTGCGCGGCATCGGTTTTTTCCGTACCGCCTACTACATTCCGTCGATTCTCGGCAGCTCAGTCGCCATTGCCGTTCTGTGGCGTGCGCTGTTTGCCATCGACGGCCTGCTGAACAGCTTTATCGGCGTGCTCGGTTTCGACCCGGTTAACTGGCTCGGCGAGCCTTCGCTGGCGCTGATGTCCGTCACCCTGCTGCGCGTCTGGCAGTTCGGTTCAGCGATGGTTATCTTCCTTGCCGCCTTGCAGAACGTTCCGCAATCACAATATGAAGCGGCGATGATCGATGGCGCGTCCAAATGGCAGATGTTTATGAAGGTCACGGTGCCGCTGATTACGCCGGTGATTTTCTTCAACTTCATCATGCAGACCACTCAGGCGTTCCAGGAGTTTACCGGCCCGTACGTCATAACCGGCGGCGGCCCAACCTACTCCACCTATCTGTTCTCGCTCTACATCTACGACACCGCATTTAAGTACTTCGATATGGGTTACGGCGCGGCGCTGGCATGGGTGCTGTTCCTGGTCGTCGCGGTCTTTGCCGCCATTGCGTTTAAGTCTTCGAAATATTGGGTGTTCTACTCCGCCGATAAGGGAGGCAAAAATGGCTGA
- a CDS encoding PTS sugar transporter subunit IIC — translation MALQDKLIDSLGSFATKFNSYRYIMAIKSAFITLMPVIIVGAFSVLISNMVLDPKNGLASFQSLSFLAALKPITSAINYATLNFLNIGAVFLIGIELGRINGIKSLFPGLLAVICFICVTPTTVEMMVDGQMHEVKDVLLRQFSDTRSLFLGMFIAILSVEIYCWLEGRKGLKIKMPDTVPPNVSASFSALIPSIITTTLIATFGFIFHQTTGMYLYDAVYQVVQQPLERVVQSLPGILLLMFVAQLFWVIGIHGNQMIKPIREPLLLGAITVNMSAFEQGKEVPNIITMPFWDVYMSIGGSGLTIGLLIAVMIGTKRKEMKEIAKLSIGPGLFNINEPVIFGMPIMLNPILAIPFIITPLVTGSIGYFATAAGFAGKAVVMVPWTTPPLINAWLSTAGSMGAVVTQLICIVTAVLIYLPFVKIASRRADTAQRQAENAQVSQNA, via the coding sequence ATGGCATTGCAGGACAAACTGATCGACTCTCTGGGGAGTTTCGCCACGAAATTCAACAGCTATCGCTACATCATGGCAATAAAGTCTGCCTTTATTACCCTGATGCCAGTGATCATTGTCGGTGCCTTTTCGGTGCTGATCTCCAACATGGTGCTGGATCCTAAAAACGGACTGGCCAGTTTTCAGTCGCTCTCTTTTCTGGCGGCGCTAAAACCGATCACCAGCGCGATTAACTACGCGACGCTTAACTTTCTCAACATCGGTGCGGTCTTTCTTATCGGTATCGAGCTCGGGCGGATTAACGGTATCAAGAGCCTGTTTCCTGGGCTGCTGGCGGTAATCTGTTTTATCTGCGTCACGCCGACCACCGTTGAAATGATGGTCGACGGGCAAATGCATGAAGTGAAAGATGTGCTGCTGCGCCAGTTCTCCGATACCCGCAGCTTGTTCCTCGGCATGTTTATCGCCATTCTGTCGGTGGAGATCTACTGCTGGCTGGAAGGGCGTAAGGGGCTGAAGATCAAGATGCCGGATACCGTACCGCCCAACGTATCGGCGTCGTTTTCCGCTCTGATCCCATCAATTATCACCACTACGCTGATTGCCACCTTTGGCTTTATTTTTCATCAGACCACCGGCATGTATCTCTATGACGCGGTTTATCAAGTGGTGCAGCAGCCGCTGGAGCGCGTGGTACAAAGCCTGCCAGGGATCCTGCTGCTGATGTTCGTAGCGCAGCTGTTCTGGGTTATCGGCATACACGGTAACCAGATGATCAAACCGATCCGCGAGCCGCTGCTGCTGGGGGCGATCACCGTCAATATGAGCGCCTTTGAGCAGGGTAAAGAGGTGCCGAATATCATTACCATGCCGTTCTGGGATGTTTATATGAGCATCGGCGGTTCGGGGTTGACGATTGGTTTGTTGATTGCGGTGATGATCGGCACGAAACGCAAAGAGATGAAAGAGATCGCCAAACTGTCGATTGGTCCCGGGCTGTTCAATATCAACGAGCCGGTGATTTTCGGCATGCCGATCATGCTCAACCCGATCCTCGCGATCCCCTTTATTATCACTCCGCTGGTGACCGGCAGCATCGGTTACTTCGCCACCGCAGCCGGTTTTGCCGGTAAAGCGGTGGTGATGGTGCCGTGGACCACGCCGCCGCTGATTAACGCCTGGCTCTCTACGGCGGGCTCGATGGGCGCGGTGGTAACGCAGCTTATCTGTATCGTAACCGCGGTGCTTATCTACCTGCCGTTCGTCAAAATTGCCTCCCGCCGTGCGGACACCGCTCAGCGCCAGGCGGAAAACGCGCAAGTCAGCCAAAACGCATGA
- a CDS encoding LysR family transcriptional regulator, whose amino-acid sequence MPAVNLRHIEIFHAVMTTGNLTEAARMLHTSQPTVSRELARFEKVLGLTLFARARGRLQPTVQGLRLFEEVQRSWYGLDRIVSAAESLREFRQGELSVVCLPVFSQSFLPLLLQPFLARYPDVSLQIVPQESPLLEEWLSAQRHDLGLTETLHTPAGTERTPLLTLNEVCVLPQGHSLAAKQELTPADFHGENYISLSRTDSYRQLLDTLFLEHEVKRRMVVETHSAASICAMVRSGVGISVVNPLTALDYAGNGVVVRRFSIEVPFTISLIRPLHRPGSALVDAFALHLQNSLPRILTPLEAVLTKA is encoded by the coding sequence ATGCCCGCCGTCAACCTGCGCCATATTGAAATTTTCCATGCGGTGATGACCACCGGTAATCTGACGGAAGCCGCGCGGATGCTGCATACCTCGCAGCCGACCGTCAGCCGCGAGCTGGCGCGTTTCGAAAAGGTGCTGGGATTAACGCTATTTGCCCGCGCCCGCGGTCGCCTGCAGCCAACGGTTCAGGGGTTGCGCCTGTTTGAAGAAGTGCAGCGTTCCTGGTACGGCCTCGACAGAATCGTTAGCGCGGCAGAAAGCCTGCGCGAATTCCGCCAGGGCGAGCTGTCGGTGGTGTGTTTGCCGGTTTTTTCCCAGTCGTTCTTACCGCTGCTGTTGCAGCCTTTTCTGGCGCGCTACCCGGACGTCAGCCTGCAAATCGTCCCTCAGGAATCACCGCTGCTGGAAGAGTGGCTTTCAGCTCAGCGCCACGATCTTGGTCTGACCGAAACGCTCCATACCCCCGCCGGAACCGAGCGTACGCCACTGCTAACGCTAAACGAAGTGTGCGTGCTGCCGCAAGGCCATTCGCTTGCCGCTAAACAAGAGCTGACGCCTGCGGATTTTCACGGCGAAAACTATATCAGCCTGTCGCGCACGGACAGTTATCGTCAATTACTGGATACGCTGTTCCTTGAACATGAGGTTAAACGGCGCATGGTCGTCGAAACACACAGCGCGGCCTCAATTTGCGCCATGGTGCGCTCGGGGGTGGGGATCTCAGTGGTCAACCCGCTCACCGCCCTCGACTACGCCGGAAACGGCGTAGTCGTGCGCCGCTTTAGTATTGAAGTGCCATTTACTATTAGCCTGATTCGCCCACTGCACCGCCCCGGCTCTGCGCTGGTCGATGCTTTCGCTCTGCATCTGCAAAATAGCCTGCCGCGCATCCTGACCCCGCTCGAAGCGGTGCTTACGAAAGCATAA
- a CDS encoding carbohydrate ABC transporter permease produces MADIQQISQARDIAEREVARTLRREKINASIRYVILLFVGLLMLYPLVWMFSASFKPNHEIFTTLSLWPAHATWDGFINGWKTGTEYNFGHYMLNTFKYVIPKVLLTIISSTIVAYGFARFEIPWKKFWFATLITTMLLPSTVLLIPQYLMFREMGMLNSYLPLYLPLAFATQGFFVFMLIQFLRGVPRDMEEAAQIDGCNSFQVLWYVVVPILKPAIISVALFQFMWSMNDFIGPLIYVYSVDKYPIALALKMSIDVTEGAPWNEILAMASISILPSIIVFFLAQRYFVQGVTSSGIKG; encoded by the coding sequence ATGGCTGATATCCAACAAATCTCGCAAGCAAGGGACATTGCCGAACGTGAAGTCGCACGGACTCTGCGTCGTGAGAAAATCAACGCCAGTATCCGCTATGTGATCCTGCTGTTCGTTGGCCTGCTGATGCTCTACCCGCTGGTATGGATGTTCTCGGCGTCGTTCAAACCGAACCACGAGATCTTCACCACCCTGAGCCTGTGGCCTGCCCACGCGACCTGGGATGGGTTTATCAACGGTTGGAAAACCGGCACCGAGTACAACTTCGGCCACTACATGCTGAACACCTTCAAGTATGTGATCCCGAAAGTACTGCTGACCATTATCTCCTCCACCATCGTGGCGTACGGCTTTGCCCGCTTCGAGATCCCATGGAAGAAGTTTTGGTTCGCAACGCTTATCACCACCATGCTGCTGCCAAGCACCGTGCTGTTGATTCCTCAGTACCTGATGTTCCGTGAAATGGGCATGCTGAACAGCTATCTGCCGCTGTACCTGCCGCTGGCTTTCGCCACCCAAGGGTTCTTCGTGTTCATGCTGATTCAGTTCCTGCGCGGCGTTCCGCGCGACATGGAAGAAGCAGCGCAAATTGACGGCTGCAACTCCTTCCAGGTGCTGTGGTACGTGGTGGTACCGATTCTGAAACCGGCGATTATCTCAGTGGCACTGTTCCAGTTCATGTGGTCAATGAACGACTTTATCGGCCCGCTGATTTACGTCTACAGCGTCGACAAGTATCCAATCGCACTGGCGTTAAAAATGTCCATCGACGTCACGGAAGGCGCTCCGTGGAACGAAATTCTGGCAATGGCGAGCATCTCCATTCTGCCGTCCATCATCGTGTTCTTCCTGGCACAACGCTACTTTGTTCAAGGCGTTACCAGCAGCGGAATTAAAGGTTAA
- a CDS encoding glycoside hydrolase family 1 protein translates to MSTVRMAIPHDFILGAAASAWQTEGWSGKQEGQDSWPDLWYKNDRHVWHNGYGPAVATDFINRFREDVQLMKLAGLTHYRTSINWSRFLIDYENVTVDEAYATYYDQLFDELLANGIEPMICLEHYELPGYLLEQYGGWASKKVVELFVQYVEKVFARYHHKVTRWFTFNEPIVVQTRVYLDALRWPYEQNTGTWMQWNHHKVLATAKVVRLFREKGYRGTVGCILNPEVTYPRSRAPHDVRAAEIYDLFYNRVFLDPLVHGEYPPELFTLLEQHDVAWDYHAQELAIIRENTIDELGINLYYPHRVKAPSRAWHPQTPFHPAYYYEPFELPGRKMNSSRGWEIYPQIVFDMAMRIKQDYRNIPWFVAESGMGVENEGQFRNSEGTIADDYRIRFISEHLWQTLRAREAGANCHGYMLWAFTDNVSPMNAFKNRYGLIEIDLQNNRARRPKASASWFRQLRESRELTLDIDDEWR, encoded by the coding sequence ATGAGCACAGTAAGGATGGCGATTCCCCACGACTTTATCCTCGGTGCTGCCGCTTCGGCATGGCAAACCGAGGGCTGGAGCGGCAAGCAAGAGGGCCAGGATTCATGGCCGGATCTCTGGTACAAGAACGACCGCCACGTCTGGCATAACGGCTATGGTCCGGCGGTAGCGACCGATTTTATCAATCGCTTTCGCGAAGATGTGCAGTTGATGAAGCTGGCGGGCCTGACCCATTACCGGACCTCAATCAACTGGTCGCGCTTTCTCATCGACTATGAAAACGTCACTGTCGATGAAGCGTATGCGACGTATTACGACCAGTTGTTTGATGAGCTGCTGGCGAACGGCATTGAGCCGATGATCTGCCTTGAGCACTATGAACTCCCGGGCTATTTGCTGGAGCAGTACGGCGGCTGGGCATCGAAAAAAGTGGTGGAGCTGTTTGTGCAGTACGTAGAGAAGGTTTTTGCCCGTTATCACCACAAGGTGACGCGCTGGTTTACCTTCAATGAGCCGATTGTGGTGCAGACCCGGGTTTACCTGGATGCGCTGCGCTGGCCCTACGAACAGAACACCGGTACCTGGATGCAGTGGAATCACCACAAAGTGCTGGCGACGGCGAAAGTGGTCAGGCTGTTTCGCGAGAAGGGCTATCGCGGTACGGTAGGTTGTATTCTCAACCCGGAGGTCACTTATCCGCGTTCCAGAGCGCCCCATGACGTGCGCGCCGCCGAAATCTACGATCTGTTTTATAACCGAGTATTCCTCGATCCGCTGGTTCACGGTGAATACCCGCCGGAGCTGTTTACCCTGCTCGAACAGCATGATGTTGCCTGGGATTATCATGCGCAAGAGCTGGCAATAATCCGTGAAAACACCATCGATGAGCTGGGGATTAATCTCTACTACCCACATCGCGTTAAGGCCCCGTCGCGCGCCTGGCACCCGCAAACGCCATTCCATCCGGCTTACTATTATGAGCCCTTTGAACTTCCGGGACGGAAGATGAACAGCTCCCGCGGTTGGGAAATCTATCCGCAAATCGTTTTTGATATGGCGATGCGCATCAAACAGGATTATCGCAATATCCCGTGGTTTGTGGCGGAAAGCGGTATGGGCGTGGAGAACGAAGGGCAGTTTCGTAACAGCGAAGGCACCATCGCTGACGACTACCGCATTCGATTTATCAGCGAGCATCTGTGGCAAACCCTGCGCGCGCGCGAAGCGGGGGCCAACTGTCACGGCTATATGCTGTGGGCGTTTACTGACAACGTTTCGCCGATGAACGCCTTCAAAAATCGCTACGGTCTGATTGAAATCGATCTGCAAAATAACCGGGCGCGACGACCGAAGGCTTCCGCCAGCTGGTTCCGTCAACTGCGGGAGAGTCGTGAGTTAACGCTGGATATTGACGATGAGTGGCGCTAG
- a CDS encoding cupin domain-containing protein produces the protein MFIFHKETTLEDLGNGVTRRILAHDGKMMAVEVNFEAGAIGPMHNHPHEQLTYVLSGEFEFTIGDEKHVVSAGDTLYKKPEIMHGCICLKPGTLLDTFTPVRQDFLQK, from the coding sequence ATGTTTATTTTTCATAAAGAGACCACCCTTGAAGATCTGGGCAATGGCGTCACCCGTCGCATTCTTGCGCATGATGGCAAGATGATGGCGGTCGAGGTGAACTTCGAAGCGGGCGCCATCGGGCCAATGCATAACCACCCTCACGAGCAGCTCACCTATGTGCTCTCCGGTGAGTTTGAATTCACCATCGGTGATGAAAAGCATGTGGTTAGCGCGGGCGATACGCTCTACAAGAAACCGGAAATCATGCACGGCTGTATCTGCCTGAAGCCGGGGACGCTGCTCGATACGTTTACCCCTGTCCGTCAGGATTTTCTGCAAAAATAG
- a CDS encoding aspartate/glutamate racemase translates to MKTIGLLGGMSWESTIPYYRLINEGIKARLGGLHSASLLLHSVDFHEIEACQSSGDWDRAGEILAQAAFGLQQAGAEGIVLCTNTMHKVAEAIETRCDVPFLHIADASGRAITAKGQSRVALLGTRYTMEQDFYRGRLQQQFAIETLIPEAEDRERINQIIFDELCLGTFSAESRDYYLQVIDALAEQGAEGVIFGCTEIGLLVPAESSPLPVFDTAAIHAADAVEFMLS, encoded by the coding sequence ATGAAAACGATTGGCCTGTTGGGTGGGATGAGCTGGGAATCGACGATTCCCTACTATCGCCTGATTAACGAAGGTATCAAAGCGCGCCTGGGCGGTCTGCACTCCGCCAGCCTGCTGCTGCACAGCGTGGATTTTCATGAAATCGAGGCCTGCCAGTCGTCGGGCGATTGGGATCGTGCGGGCGAGATCCTGGCACAGGCGGCTTTCGGGCTACAGCAAGCGGGGGCCGAAGGCATCGTGCTGTGTACTAACACCATGCATAAGGTCGCCGAAGCCATTGAAACGCGCTGCGACGTGCCGTTCCTGCATATTGCCGATGCCTCCGGGCGAGCGATTACTGCCAAAGGCCAAAGCCGCGTGGCCCTGCTTGGAACGCGCTATACCATGGAGCAGGATTTTTATCGCGGCCGCTTACAGCAGCAGTTCGCCATCGAGACATTGATTCCTGAAGCTGAAGACCGTGAACGTATCAACCAGATCATCTTTGATGAACTGTGCCTGGGAACCTTTAGCGCAGAATCGCGTGACTACTATCTGCAGGTCATTGACGCCCTGGCGGAGCAGGGGGCTGAAGGCGTGATTTTCGGTTGTACCGAAATCGGTCTGCTGGTACCCGCAGAAAGCAGTCCTCTGCCGGTGTTTGATACCGCCGCGATTCATGCGGCGGACGCGGTTGAGTTTATGCTTTCGTAA
- a CDS encoding GNAT family N-acetyltransferase: MIIQPLYAGVQHAEQVTEWLWQAFGGDTLPQAFFASIVEHSQTPGALPLTFIAVEDGKLLATVGLWRCDLISRQDLYPWMAALYVAPEARGKGLAGKLQQHVIEYARTLGYCELFLYSACRDFYERFGWQYIGDGLDYPATAVSLYRYDLSPSSGAITE, translated from the coding sequence GTGATTATTCAGCCTCTTTACGCCGGGGTGCAGCACGCCGAGCAGGTGACGGAGTGGCTGTGGCAGGCGTTTGGCGGCGATACGCTGCCGCAGGCCTTTTTCGCCAGCATCGTTGAACACAGCCAGACGCCCGGTGCGCTGCCACTTACTTTTATTGCTGTTGAAGATGGGAAACTGCTGGCAACCGTTGGGCTATGGCGCTGCGACTTAATCAGCCGTCAGGACCTGTATCCGTGGATGGCGGCGCTGTACGTTGCGCCAGAGGCGCGCGGGAAGGGGCTGGCAGGAAAGCTACAGCAGCACGTTATCGAATATGCCCGGACGCTGGGTTATTGCGAGCTGTTTCTCTACTCCGCTTGCCGCGATTTTTATGAACGTTTTGGCTGGCAATATATCGGCGATGGCCTGGATTATCCGGCCACCGCCGTCAGTTTATACCGCTACGATTTGTCGCCATCAAGCGGCGCGATCACCGAATGA